In Intestinibacillus sp. Marseille-P6563, a single genomic region encodes these proteins:
- a CDS encoding TetR/AcrR family transcriptional regulator, whose protein sequence is MQEDKRIRRTKKLLRQALASLMQEKEFQNITVTDVVRRADINRGTFYAYYRDVFDLREKVENEIVDVLRDLISHALPGPDATTIRPLIEQSVAYLEENHDLTYALMSDRSMGSFEQKLMNLMEECSCLLRPPREPEDYFSIWFAAAGCIGVMKKWMTREKPAGRDAVIRRMDDMLCSILHMA, encoded by the coding sequence ATGCAAGAAGACAAGCGGATCCGGCGGACCAAAAAGCTGCTGCGGCAGGCGCTGGCCAGCCTGATGCAGGAGAAGGAATTTCAGAACATCACGGTAACCGATGTAGTGCGGCGGGCCGACATCAACCGGGGCACCTTTTATGCCTATTACCGGGATGTGTTCGACCTGCGCGAAAAGGTGGAAAACGAAATTGTGGATGTGCTGCGCGACCTGATCTCCCACGCGCTGCCCGGCCCCGACGCCACCACCATCCGGCCGCTGATCGAGCAGTCGGTCGCCTATCTGGAAGAAAACCACGACCTAACGTATGCACTGATGAGCGACCGCAGCATGGGCAGTTTTGAACAAAAGCTGATGAACCTGATGGAGGAATGCAGCTGCCTGCTGCGTCCGCCGCGTGAGCCGGAGGACTATTTTTCCATCTGGTTTGCGGCCGCGGGCTGCATCGGGGTGATGAAAAAATGGATGACCCGCGAAAAACCCGCCGGGCGGGATGCAGTCATCCGACGTATGGACGATATGCTGTGCAGCATCCTGCACATGGCCTAA
- a CDS encoding efflux RND transporter permease subunit has protein sequence MKKEGRRPVELIIRKRKVIEKLFLILFIFNLACIPFVGVNYDLTKYLPDSAPSAQALDIMEKEFTYPGMGRVMLQDVTLREAKAIKDQIAKVDGVDMVLWCDTTTNIYGSSEFIDYSNIEDYYKDGDAYMDITFLESDSSDRTHEAVHEIQSIIEGKGIMAGSAASDTMLGPTINSEVARVMALAVVVIFLILMITTTSWFEPALFLLVMGIAIVIGMGTNLFFGEISFMSNAVGAVLQLACSMDYSIFLLHSFTREKANGIEPEQAMANALRQAVSSIGASGATTVVGFLALAVMRFGIGPDMGFVLAKSIICSLLTVLLLMPALILRFQNVIDRTAHRPFLPGFRKMGEFAYKIRIPLTVLVLLLVIPCYVGQGMADFTYGNEAITNSPGTDIYENENLMNEKFGRSNMMLALVPVGDNVTEKAMTEELDALPYTRYVMGLADMLPSGIPEEFLPESLTGQLHSENWARVIVNVRSAGESTAAFQYTDEIRGIVEKYYPNDKTYVVGVTPATEDIRDIITDDYAFVNILSLLGVALVVVITYKSLFLPLVVLIPIESAVFINTALPYIYGQRTMFLGFIIVSCVQLGATIDYSILMTGNYLDARAQGDKKEAAIRTVTQSALSILTSGFILAAAGYGLYFLTSIEAVGSLGRLIGRGALLSMFLVLFMLPACLLAFDRFIIKPDHAQKKHARMNRIRQNKLTFPTLSALQKQRLALREQIRKNRKARRQALWNRLRGHKPSESEAQQDEDKK, from the coding sequence GTGAAAAAAGAGGGGCGGCGTCCGGTCGAGCTGATCATCCGCAAGCGGAAGGTGATCGAAAAGCTCTTCCTGATCCTGTTTATCTTCAACCTGGCCTGCATTCCATTTGTAGGCGTCAACTATGACCTGACCAAATACCTTCCCGACTCTGCGCCTTCGGCGCAGGCGCTCGACATCATGGAGAAAGAATTCACCTATCCCGGCATGGGCCGTGTGATGCTCCAGGATGTCACGCTGCGGGAAGCCAAGGCGATCAAGGATCAGATTGCCAAGGTCGATGGGGTCGACATGGTCTTGTGGTGCGACACCACGACCAACATCTATGGTTCGAGTGAATTCATCGATTACAGCAACATCGAGGACTACTACAAGGACGGCGATGCCTATATGGACATCACCTTCCTGGAAAGCGACTCCTCCGACCGCACCCATGAAGCGGTGCATGAAATCCAGTCCATCATCGAGGGCAAGGGCATCATGGCCGGTTCGGCAGCGTCGGACACCATGCTTGGCCCGACCATCAATAGCGAGGTCGCGCGCGTCATGGCGCTGGCTGTTGTGGTCATCTTCCTTATTTTGATGATCACCACGACTTCCTGGTTTGAACCGGCCCTGTTTTTGCTGGTCATGGGCATTGCCATTGTCATCGGCATGGGCACCAACCTGTTTTTCGGGGAGATTTCGTTCATGTCCAATGCGGTCGGTGCGGTCTTGCAGCTGGCCTGCTCGATGGACTATTCCATCTTCCTGCTGCATTCGTTCACCCGCGAAAAAGCAAACGGCATCGAGCCCGAACAGGCCATGGCCAACGCTTTGCGGCAGGCCGTATCGTCCATCGGCGCTTCGGGCGCGACTACGGTGGTCGGCTTCCTTGCGCTGGCGGTCATGCGCTTCGGCATTGGTCCGGATATGGGCTTTGTGCTGGCCAAGAGCATCATTTGCAGCCTGCTCACCGTACTGCTGCTCATGCCGGCGCTCATCCTGCGGTTTCAGAACGTCATCGACCGCACGGCGCACCGGCCGTTTTTGCCGGGCTTCCGCAAGATGGGCGAATTTGCGTATAAAATCCGCATTCCGCTAACCGTTCTGGTGCTGCTGCTCGTCATTCCGTGCTATGTCGGCCAGGGCATGGCCGACTTTACCTACGGCAATGAGGCCATCACCAACTCGCCCGGCACGGACATCTACGAGAACGAAAACCTCATGAATGAAAAGTTCGGCCGCAGCAATATGATGCTGGCGCTGGTGCCCGTGGGCGACAATGTCACCGAAAAAGCCATGACCGAAGAATTGGATGCGCTGCCCTATACCCGGTATGTCATGGGCCTTGCCGACATGCTGCCGTCCGGCATCCCCGAAGAATTTTTGCCCGAAAGCCTGACCGGGCAGCTGCATTCGGAAAACTGGGCGCGCGTGATCGTCAATGTGCGTTCGGCGGGGGAAAGTACAGCAGCGTTCCAGTACACCGACGAAATCCGCGGCATTGTGGAAAAGTATTATCCCAACGATAAGACGTATGTGGTCGGTGTGACCCCGGCGACCGAGGACATCCGCGACATCATCACCGATGACTATGCGTTCGTCAACATTCTGTCGCTGCTCGGCGTCGCGCTCGTGGTCGTGATTACATACAAATCGCTGTTCCTGCCGCTCGTGGTGCTCATCCCCATCGAGTCGGCGGTGTTCATCAACACCGCGCTGCCGTATATCTACGGCCAGCGCACCATGTTCCTGGGCTTTATCATCGTATCGTGCGTCCAGCTCGGCGCGACGATCGACTACTCCATTTTGATGACCGGCAACTACCTCGACGCCCGCGCCCAAGGGGACAAAAAGGAAGCTGCCATCCGCACGGTCACCCAGAGCGCGCTGTCCATCCTGACCTCGGGCTTCATTCTGGCGGCGGCCGGCTATGGCCTGTACTTCCTGACCTCGATTGAGGCGGTGGGCAGTCTGGGCCGCCTGATTGGCCGCGGTGCTCTGCTGAGTATGTTTTTGGTACTGTTCATGCTGCCCGCTTGCCTGCTGGCCTTTGACCGCTTTATCATCAAGCCCGACCATGCTCAAAAGAAGCATGCACGCATGAACCGCATCCGACAGAATAAACTGACCTTCCCCACCCTGTCTGCCCTGCAAAAGCAGCGTCTTGCGCTGCGCGAGCAGATTCGGAAAAACCGCAAAGCCCGCCGGCAGGCGCTTTGGAACCGTCTGCGGGGCCATAAACCAAGCGAAAGTGAGGCGCAACAAGATGAAGACAAAAAGTAA
- a CDS encoding EFR1 family ferrodoxin (N-terminal region resembles flavodoxins. C-terminal ferrodoxin region binds two 4Fe-4S clusters.), which yields MICYFSATGNSRYVAERLAKALDDELFSLNDAIKQHKPGDWNSDKPYVIVCPIYAWRIPRVVEEYLRTARMRGSRDVYFVVTCGQDAGAAASYVALLCQEKGLAFRGLTPIVMPDNYLVMFPVPDQSEIDQKVQAAGPQIDAAAARIRDRQALDAVPAGASGRLKSGPVNQMFYRFFVSSKGFYATDACTGCGKCQTLCPTNAIRMQNGRPVWGSGCTHCMACINRCPVRAIEYKKGTRKKGRYHLD from the coding sequence ATGATTTGTTACTTTTCGGCAACTGGCAACAGCCGCTATGTGGCAGAGCGTCTGGCCAAAGCGCTGGACGATGAGCTGTTCAGCCTGAACGATGCCATCAAGCAGCACAAGCCGGGCGACTGGAATTCGGACAAGCCCTATGTGATCGTTTGCCCGATCTATGCCTGGCGCATCCCGCGTGTGGTGGAAGAATATCTGCGCACCGCGCGGATGCGCGGCAGCCGGGATGTTTATTTTGTCGTCACCTGTGGACAGGATGCCGGAGCGGCTGCGTCTTACGTGGCGCTGCTGTGTCAGGAAAAGGGGCTGGCGTTCCGGGGGCTGACGCCTATTGTGATGCCGGACAACTATCTGGTGATGTTCCCGGTGCCCGACCAGTCCGAGATCGACCAAAAGGTACAGGCCGCCGGGCCGCAGATCGATGCCGCGGCTGCGCGCATCCGCGACCGGCAGGCGCTGGACGCCGTACCCGCCGGAGCATCCGGCCGCCTGAAGAGCGGACCGGTCAATCAGATGTTTTATCGGTTCTTTGTGTCGTCCAAGGGCTTTTATGCGACCGATGCCTGCACGGGCTGCGGCAAATGCCAGACACTCTGTCCGACAAACGCCATCCGCATGCAAAATGGCCGGCCGGTGTGGGGCAGCGGCTGCACCCACTGCATGGCCTGCATCAACCGCTGCCCGGTTCGGGCCATCGAATACAAAAAAGGCACCCGCAAAAAAGGGCGCTACCATTTGGATTAA
- a CDS encoding sodium:calcium antiporter codes for MWIFAAYLLLALCVIFFSARLGHYVDLLDQKTTLASAFIGGVMLAAVTSLPELFTSITSVAAVGKPALVVGNILGSDLFNAFVLGLVFLVWFRGLMAARVTRSHVTTAVCVLAVYLILGVTCLWGRSLLLIGVSAISLVIAVLYAVSIKMMSGDEDTGDKEDISPLSVRQVAARFACYAVLLVIASILITYASDYIGETLGLGTTLAGALLLGIVTSLPEMISCFVLARVGNFNAMIGNIVGSNMFNFIILVVADVVYWNHDLYVYDGQGRLLLLTGVVSAAAVLVLTSLLARTGSGQRKRPALPVALLSVVPVVCYGVFVTLSAGL; via the coding sequence ATGTGGATTTTTGCCGCATATCTTTTGCTGGCTTTGTGTGTGATTTTCTTTTCGGCCCGGCTGGGCCATTATGTCGACCTGCTCGACCAGAAAACAACGTTGGCCTCGGCCTTCATCGGCGGCGTGATGCTGGCAGCGGTCACGTCGCTGCCGGAATTGTTTACGTCCATCACCTCGGTGGCTGCGGTTGGCAAACCGGCCCTGGTGGTGGGCAATATTTTGGGCAGTGATTTGTTCAATGCCTTTGTGCTCGGCCTGGTATTTCTGGTCTGGTTCCGCGGCCTGATGGCCGCGCGCGTGACGCGCAGCCATGTGACGACTGCCGTGTGCGTACTGGCCGTGTATCTTATTTTGGGCGTGACCTGTCTGTGGGGCCGCAGCCTGCTGCTGATTGGCGTAAGCGCCATTTCGCTGGTTATTGCGGTGCTGTACGCGGTGAGCATCAAGATGATGTCCGGCGACGAGGATACGGGCGATAAGGAAGATATCAGCCCGCTGTCGGTGCGGCAGGTGGCCGCGCGCTTTGCGTGCTATGCCGTGCTGTTGGTCATTGCGTCTATTTTGATTACCTATGCGTCCGACTACATCGGCGAAACCCTGGGTCTTGGCACGACGCTGGCCGGTGCGCTGCTGCTCGGCATCGTCACATCGCTCCCGGAAATGATCTCCTGCTTTGTGCTGGCACGTGTGGGCAACTTCAACGCTATGATCGGCAACATTGTCGGGTCGAATATGTTTAATTTTATCATCCTGGTCGTGGCCGATGTGGTATACTGGAACCATGATCTCTATGTTTACGACGGCCAGGGCCGTCTGCTGCTGCTGACCGGCGTGGTCAGCGCCGCGGCCGTGCTCGTCCTGACCAGCCTGCTCGCACGCACCGGCTCCGGTCAGCGCAAGCGTCCGGCTTTGCCGGTGGCGCTGCTGTCGGTGGTCCCGGTGGTGTGTTATGGGGTGTTCGTGACCCTGAGCGCCGGACTTTAA
- a CDS encoding TIGR01212 family radical SAM protein (This family includes YhcC from E. coli K-12, an uncharacterized radical SAM protein.) codes for MNPFPYTADNKRYHTYAYFLKQKYGGRVARVPLDAGFTCPNRDGTKGTGGCAFCSPRGSGDQVVGGMDLPAQYAAGIAKLQKWRDARYIPYLQAFSGTYAPIERLREVYDQALQLPGAVGLAVATRADCIDEARAALLSSYAQKTDLTVELGLQTIYDRTSQAMGRGETFADFTRAVKLLRKKGIAVWAHLINGLPGETRKMMVQSAATLGQMDVQGVKIHLLHYLRGTRLAGLTHLAMSQEEYVGTVCDQLEVLPGRMVIGRLTGDGPAELLLAPQWSRRKREVLNAIDQELVRRDSFQGKRLQTK; via the coding sequence GTGAACCCCTTTCCCTATACCGCGGACAACAAGCGGTATCATACCTATGCGTACTTTTTAAAACAGAAATATGGCGGACGGGTGGCACGCGTGCCGCTCGATGCGGGCTTTACCTGCCCCAACCGCGACGGGACCAAGGGCACAGGAGGCTGTGCCTTTTGTTCCCCGCGCGGCAGCGGCGACCAGGTCGTGGGCGGCATGGATTTGCCTGCCCAGTATGCGGCTGGCATCGCCAAGCTGCAAAAATGGCGGGACGCCCGCTATATCCCGTATTTGCAGGCGTTTTCAGGCACCTATGCACCCATCGAGCGACTGCGGGAAGTGTATGACCAAGCACTCCAGCTGCCCGGCGCGGTCGGGCTGGCGGTGGCGACCCGCGCCGACTGCATCGACGAGGCACGTGCCGCCCTGCTTTCATCTTATGCGCAAAAGACCGACCTGACCGTCGAACTCGGCTTGCAGACTATCTACGACCGCACGTCGCAGGCCATGGGCCGGGGCGAAACCTTCGCGGATTTCACCCGCGCCGTGAAGCTGCTGCGCAAAAAGGGCATTGCGGTCTGGGCGCATCTGATCAACGGCCTGCCCGGCGAAACGCGCAAGATGATGGTGCAGTCGGCTGCAACCCTAGGCCAGATGGACGTGCAGGGGGTTAAGATTCATTTGCTGCATTATCTGCGCGGCACCCGGCTGGCAGGGCTTACCCATCTGGCCATGTCGCAGGAAGAATATGTTGGGACCGTGTGCGACCAGCTCGAAGTGCTGCCCGGCCGCATGGTCATCGGTCGCCTGACTGGCGACGGTCCAGCGGAGTTGCTGCTGGCGCCCCAGTGGAGCCGCCGCAAACGGGAAGTGCTCAATGCCATCGACCAGGAGCTTGTCCGGCGGGACAGCTTTCAGGGCAAACGGCTGCAAACCAAATAA
- the trmB gene encoding tRNA (guanosine(46)-N7)-methyltransferase TrmB produces the protein MRMRKKKNLDTRLAACAAVMVDDPAAQRGQWRALFGNQNPIHLEIGCGKGRFILEMAKRHLDVNFVAIEREEGALIMATERAMHENLPNLRFLSFDAAALGEIFDAGEVSRIYLNFSDPWPPNRQRRRRLTHADYLDVYNQILEQTGDICFKTDNQRLFEWSISSICEYGWLVQNISLDLHHSDLAAENIMTEYEEKFSQQGYRIYRLEARRRLPQFMDRRRPAHRP, from the coding sequence ATGCGCATGCGAAAAAAGAAGAATTTGGACACCCGCCTGGCGGCCTGTGCGGCCGTGATGGTGGACGATCCGGCCGCGCAGCGTGGCCAGTGGCGCGCGCTGTTCGGCAATCAAAACCCCATCCATCTGGAGATCGGCTGCGGCAAGGGCCGTTTTATTTTGGAGATGGCCAAGCGGCATCTCGATGTAAACTTTGTCGCCATCGAGCGCGAAGAAGGGGCGCTCATCATGGCCACCGAGCGGGCCATGCACGAAAACCTGCCCAATCTGCGGTTTTTGAGCTTTGACGCCGCCGCTCTGGGCGAGATTTTTGACGCCGGCGAAGTCAGCCGGATTTATCTCAATTTCTCCGACCCGTGGCCGCCCAACCGGCAGCGCCGCCGCCGTCTGACCCATGCCGACTATCTGGATGTCTACAACCAGATCTTGGAGCAGACGGGCGACATCTGCTTTAAGACCGACAACCAGCGTTTATTCGAGTGGTCGATTTCGTCCATCTGCGAATACGGCTGGCTGGTGCAGAACATTTCGCTCGATTTGCATCACTCCGACCTCGCGGCCGAGAATATCATGACCGAATACGAGGAAAAATTCTCGCAGCAGGGCTATCGGATTTACCGGCTGGAGGCGCGCCGCCGCCTGCCGCAGTTCATGGACCGCCGCCGTCCAGCGCATCGGCCGTGA
- the malQ gene encoding 4-alpha-glucanotransferase, translating to MFERTSGILMHITSLPSPHGIGTLGNAAYDFVDFLEAAGQRYWQVLPLGHTGFGDSPYQCFSAAAGNYLLIDLDTLVKDGLLTEAEVRAAEFKHTPDKVDYISLAETRPSLLRRAFARVDEEMQKKISLFRRKNRDWIEDYALFMALKEEKYEGRALWDWPEKDVRSRQPAALRRAKAELKDEIDFRVLLQYLFFEQWTALRTYANEHGVQIIGDIPIYVSPDSSDVWQHPELFKLKPDFSPKKVAGVPPDYYSETGQLWGNPVYDWKAHEESGFQWWIWRMKSNMALFDVIRIDHFRGLESYWEVTAGAENAIKGRWCKGPGMKLLNALEAALGKLPVVAEDLGIITDKVRALLDESGFPGMKVLIFAFDVWNDNEHLPHNYKPNMIVYTSTHDSQSVCEQVMDICNEDEKQFAYRYLRSSTSEALGWSAIKSVWASCANITMTTMQDVLSLGADARMNVPSTVGGNWSWRVRKEGINREVARMLREITETYKRYRPYQPPKRPKPRKAPEASETAEVSEAAAQD from the coding sequence ATGTTTGAACGTACCAGCGGCATCCTGATGCACATTACATCCCTGCCTTCGCCGCACGGCATCGGCACGCTTGGCAACGCCGCCTATGATTTTGTTGATTTTCTGGAAGCGGCCGGCCAGCGTTATTGGCAGGTGCTCCCCTTAGGCCATACCGGCTTTGGCGATTCGCCCTACCAGTGTTTTTCCGCGGCTGCGGGCAATTATCTGCTCATCGACCTGGACACCCTGGTCAAGGATGGCCTGCTGACCGAAGCCGAAGTGCGGGCGGCTGAATTCAAGCACACGCCTGACAAGGTTGATTATATTTCGCTTGCTGAAACCCGTCCGTCGCTTTTGCGCCGCGCCTTTGCGCGGGTGGACGAGGAGATGCAGAAAAAGATCTCCTTGTTCCGCCGCAAAAACCGCGACTGGATCGAAGATTACGCGCTGTTCATGGCGCTCAAAGAAGAAAAATACGAAGGCCGTGCGCTGTGGGACTGGCCGGAAAAGGACGTGCGCAGCCGCCAGCCGGCCGCGCTGCGCCGCGCCAAGGCCGAACTGAAAGATGAGATCGATTTCCGTGTGCTCCTGCAATACCTGTTTTTCGAGCAGTGGACCGCCCTGCGCACCTATGCCAACGAACACGGCGTGCAGATCATTGGCGACATCCCGATTTATGTGTCGCCCGACTCGTCCGACGTGTGGCAGCATCCCGAGCTGTTCAAGCTCAAGCCCGATTTCAGCCCCAAGAAGGTCGCGGGTGTCCCGCCCGATTATTATTCGGAAACCGGCCAACTTTGGGGCAACCCGGTCTATGACTGGAAGGCCCACGAAGAAAGCGGCTTCCAGTGGTGGATCTGGCGCATGAAGAGCAATATGGCACTGTTTGACGTCATCCGCATCGACCATTTCCGCGGTCTGGAATCCTATTGGGAGGTTACGGCCGGGGCCGAAAACGCCATCAAGGGCCGCTGGTGCAAGGGGCCGGGCATGAAGCTGTTAAACGCCTTGGAAGCCGCACTCGGCAAGCTGCCGGTGGTCGCCGAAGATTTGGGCATCATCACCGACAAGGTACGCGCCCTGCTGGACGAAAGCGGGTTCCCGGGCATGAAAGTCCTGATTTTTGCCTTTGATGTCTGGAACGACAACGAGCATCTGCCCCACAACTACAAGCCCAATATGATCGTATATACCTCCACCCACGACAGTCAGAGCGTGTGCGAACAGGTCATGGACATCTGCAACGAGGACGAAAAGCAGTTCGCCTATCGCTATCTGCGCTCGTCCACCAGCGAAGCGCTCGGTTGGAGCGCCATCAAGAGCGTGTGGGCGTCGTGTGCCAACATCACCATGACCACCATGCAGGATGTGCTCAGTCTGGGCGCTGATGCACGCATGAATGTCCCGTCCACTGTGGGCGGCAACTGGTCTTGGCGCGTGCGCAAGGAAGGCATCAACCGCGAAGTGGCCCGCATGCTGCGCGAAATCACCGAAACCTACAAGCGGTATCGACCCTATCAGCCGCCCAAGCGGCCCAAGCCCCGCAAGGCGCCCGAAGCTTCCGAAACCGCCGAAGTTTCCGAAGCAGCAGCCCAAGACTAA
- a CDS encoding HAD-IIIA family hydrolase, giving the protein MKYTTAIFDLDGTLLNTLGDLTDAVNAAIEPRGLPPVTETQVRDRVGNGIRKLIERTLPEGTADADIDACLEVFRAYYNEHLMHRTHPYDGILDVLTALKDAGMRIAVLSNKYDPAAKALIRHFFPRLVDLTFGERPDVPRKPDPTSCQEILTSLGAQPEQTIYIGDSAVDMQTAQNAGLDSIGVTWGFRSRAVLTEAGAGQLIDRPYELVSLLLGPDVEALRKAFTGHGFAFSYFDAKEQAVAYLAQACAGKRVGFGGSMTLEEMGAYEALSEQADVHWHWKGEPPCVDAEVFLTSANGLAATGEVVNIDGASNRVAASLYGAKTCFQVCGLNKLAPTLEAAVERARNIAAPRNAQRLGRKTPCVMDGKCHDCRSPERICCSLVVHLAPPLSFERYEIVLIGEILGY; this is encoded by the coding sequence ATGAAGTATACCACCGCCATTTTTGATTTGGACGGCACCCTGCTCAACACCCTGGGCGACCTGACCGATGCAGTCAACGCCGCGATCGAACCGCGCGGCCTGCCGCCGGTCACTGAGACCCAGGTACGTGACCGCGTGGGCAACGGTATCCGCAAGCTGATCGAGCGCACTCTGCCCGAAGGCACAGCAGACGCCGACATCGACGCCTGCCTGGAGGTGTTCCGCGCCTACTACAACGAACACCTCATGCACCGCACCCATCCCTATGATGGGATTTTGGATGTGCTGACCGCGCTTAAAGATGCCGGTATGCGCATCGCGGTGCTGTCCAACAAATATGACCCGGCCGCCAAGGCGCTCATCCGCCACTTTTTCCCCCGGCTGGTCGATCTGACCTTTGGCGAGCGTCCGGATGTGCCGCGCAAGCCCGATCCGACCTCCTGTCAGGAAATCCTCACCAGCCTGGGCGCCCAGCCCGAACAGACTATCTACATCGGCGACAGCGCGGTGGATATGCAGACCGCCCAAAATGCCGGTCTGGATTCGATCGGCGTGACCTGGGGCTTCCGCAGCCGCGCCGTATTGACCGAAGCGGGTGCCGGACAGCTGATCGACCGACCGTATGAACTGGTATCCCTGCTGCTCGGACCCGATGTCGAAGCGCTGCGAAAAGCGTTCACCGGCCACGGGTTTGCGTTCTCCTACTTTGATGCCAAGGAGCAGGCGGTGGCCTATCTGGCGCAGGCCTGCGCAGGCAAGCGTGTGGGCTTTGGCGGGTCGATGACACTCGAGGAAATGGGCGCGTATGAAGCCCTGTCCGAGCAGGCTGACGTGCACTGGCACTGGAAGGGCGAGCCGCCGTGTGTGGATGCCGAAGTGTTCCTGACCTCGGCCAACGGTCTGGCCGCCACCGGCGAAGTGGTCAACATCGACGGCGCGTCCAACCGCGTGGCCGCGTCGCTCTATGGCGCCAAGACCTGTTTCCAGGTGTGCGGTCTGAACAAGCTTGCACCCACGCTGGAAGCGGCCGTCGAACGTGCGCGCAACATCGCCGCGCCGCGCAACGCGCAGCGGCTCGGGCGCAAGACCCCCTGCGTGATGGACGGCAAATGCCACGACTGCCGCAGCCCGGAACGCATCTGTTGCAGCCTGGTGGTGCACCTGGCGCCGCCCCTGTCGTTCGAGCGGTATGAAATCGTGCTGATCGGCGAAATTTTGGGATATTAA
- a CDS encoding helix-turn-helix domain-containing protein, protein MTTLGSKLSALRRARGLSQEQLAEAIGVSRQAVSKWELDAAAPEIDKIKSLADFYGVTTDYLLRTDAEAPPAPTQPSNSRQSSPIPSLGVSLTGCAVGLLLQYHGRFISASEWPSLVGVILQIVCFACGLTCFVQLRHTSPTVGERFLRLFLRLSVWLVLPLPCMAGMRLLVSFYPRPYWALVPVAAGFVLYLLLCGLVTAWTLRKKTM, encoded by the coding sequence ATGACAACACTTGGAAGTAAACTATCCGCTCTGCGGCGGGCACGCGGCCTGTCGCAGGAACAACTTGCCGAAGCCATCGGCGTATCCCGGCAAGCGGTCAGCAAATGGGAACTGGATGCCGCAGCGCCCGAAATCGACAAAATCAAATCCCTTGCCGACTTCTATGGCGTGACCACCGACTATCTGCTGCGCACGGATGCCGAGGCCCCTCCGGCACCGACGCAGCCATCCAACTCCCGGCAGTCCAGTCCCATCCCCTCGCTCGGCGTATCCCTCACCGGCTGCGCGGTCGGTCTGCTGCTGCAATACCACGGGCGCTTTATTTCCGCCAGCGAATGGCCGTCGCTCGTCGGCGTCATTTTGCAGATCGTCTGCTTTGCCTGCGGGCTGACCTGCTTCGTGCAGCTTCGACATACGAGCCCCACCGTGGGCGAACGCTTCCTGCGGCTTTTTCTGCGCCTGTCGGTCTGGCTGGTCCTGCCGCTGCCGTGTATGGCCGGCATGCGACTGCTGGTTTCGTTTTACCCGCGGCCGTATTGGGCACTGGTTCCGGTTGCCGCCGGATTTGTTTTGTACCTGCTGCTTTGCGGCCTGGTGACTGCCTGGACACTGCGGAAAAAGACCATGTAA
- a CDS encoding PhoH family protein, which translates to MHSEKVSLDVSVMQDLFGVGDTNIAAIETALSVSVSTRGGFVEVSGEEANVRLALDTLRTLEKMHKNGETLNDFAVSRAIELVREGQGDAMVAAMQDTIAIAHNGAPIKCRTIGQRKYVDAIRKNTVTICIGPAGTGKTYLAVAAVVGMLKRKEIERIVMCRPAVEAGEKLGFLPGDLQNKVDPYLRPLYDALDELLGHDTVQRYIENRTIEIAPLAYMRGRTLKNAGCLIDECQNMTLMSHKLILTRLGEGSRMILTGDITQIDLPDGTESGLAKCAELLSDIEGIGVVRLNSRDVIRHKLVGQIVKAFDKYEGQKKDKKPLKADKYRFRKMTGR; encoded by the coding sequence TTGCATAGTGAAAAAGTATCCCTGGACGTATCGGTCATGCAGGATTTGTTCGGCGTGGGCGATACGAATATCGCCGCGATTGAAACGGCGTTATCGGTCAGTGTTTCCACCCGTGGAGGCTTTGTGGAGGTCAGCGGGGAGGAAGCCAACGTGCGCTTGGCGCTCGATACGCTGCGCACCTTGGAAAAAATGCACAAGAACGGCGAAACGCTCAATGATTTTGCCGTATCGCGCGCCATTGAACTGGTGCGGGAAGGGCAGGGCGACGCCATGGTGGCTGCCATGCAGGACACCATCGCCATTGCGCACAACGGCGCGCCCATCAAATGCCGCACCATCGGTCAGCGCAAATATGTAGACGCCATTCGGAAAAATACGGTCACCATCTGCATTGGTCCGGCGGGTACGGGCAAGACCTATCTGGCGGTTGCCGCCGTGGTGGGCATGCTCAAGCGCAAGGAGATCGAGCGTATCGTGATGTGTCGTCCGGCCGTGGAAGCCGGGGAAAAGCTGGGCTTTCTGCCGGGCGACCTGCAAAACAAGGTCGACCCCTATCTGCGACCGCTGTATGACGCGCTAGACGAACTGCTGGGGCATGATACCGTGCAGCGGTACATCGAAAACCGCACGATCGAAATTGCGCCCCTAGCCTATATGCGCGGTCGAACGCTCAAAAATGCCGGCTGCCTGATCGACGAATGCCAGAACATGACGCTCATGTCGCACAAGCTGATTTTGACCCGCCTGGGCGAGGGCTCGCGCATGATTCTGACCGGCGACATCACCCAGATCGACCTGCCGGACGGCACCGAATCCGGCCTGGCCAAGTGCGCCGAACTGCTCAGCGACATTGAGGGCATCGGCGTCGTGCGGCTCAACAGCCGGGATGTCATCCGCCATAAGCTGGTCGGGCAGATCGTCAAGGCGTTCGATAAATACGAAGGGCAAAAGAAAGATAAGAAACCGCTCAAGGCGGACAAGTACCGTTTCCGTAAGATGACCGGAAGATAA